Part of the Flavobacterium okayamense genome, TAGGATGGTTTTTATATGACGATTATAAAAAAGCAGGTTTTTGTATGTTACCTACAGGGGAACGTGATAAAAAAACTGCATTTCAAACAATATTTTATACAATTTGGACAGTGTTAGCTTCTATAATTCCAGCATTTGGTTTTACAGGCAGGTTGTATTTAACAAAAATTTCTGCAGGTATTGTTTTATTGTTAGGAATTTGGATGCTATTTTATGCATTAAAATTATATAAAGAAATGGATAAAGCTGCGGCAAGAAAGCTTATGATTGTAAGTGTGTCTTACATTTCTTTGTTGCAATTAATATATGTTTTAGATAAGTTTATACGATAATGGAAGAGAATAAATTACAAGAAGAATATCTTCAAAAATCAAAAACATACAAAATGTTTATGATTTTTGGAATGATTAGCATTGTGATGATTTTTGCTGGTTTAACAAGTGCTTTTATTGTTAGTAAATCAAGAAAGGATTGGTTGCAAGATTTTGAAATTCCTGATACTTTTTTGATTAGTACAATTTTACTTTTAATTAGTAGTTTGACTTTTTGGTTGGCAAAAAAAACGATCCAAAAAGGTAAGAATTCACAAGGGATGATAATGTTATTATTTACACTTGTGTTAGGGGTACTTTTTGTGATTTTCCAATTCAAAGGGTTTAATTTTCTTTTTGATAAAGGTTTAGTTCCAGTTGGACCATCAGGATCGGTTACAATTTCATTTTTATATGCCTTTGTAATTGTGCATATCGCACACCTTTTTGGAGGTTTTATTTCGCTTTTAGTTGTAATTTATAATCATTATAAACAAAAGTACAAAACAGGTCAAACCCTTGGTATTGAACTAAGTGCGATGTATTGGCACTTTATGGATTTTATCTGGTTAGGGTTGTTTTTATTTTTCTATTTTTTCAAATAGAAAAAAAATAATAAATTTGGGAACTTTTTAACAATTAAAAAATTTATGGGAGCAGCAGTTACTACTCATGATGAACACGCTTTATTAGACGGCGGTCCAGGCCCATTAGGAGCTACCTATGGTAAAATGATGATGTGGTATTTCATTTTATCAGATGCTTTAACTTTTTCGGGATTCCTTGCCGCTTACGGTTTTTCTAGATTTAAATTTATTGAAACTTGGCCAATTGCCGATGAAGTGTTTACGCACTTTCCTTTTTTACATGGTGTAGATGCGCCAATGTATTATGTAGCATTAATGACATTTATCCTTATCTTTTCTTCTGTTACTATGGTACTTGCAGTAGATGCAGGACATCATATGAAACAAAAGAAAGTTGCTTTGTATATGGCATTAACTATTGTTGGAGGTTTTATTTTCTTAGGCTCTCAAGCTTGGGAATGGAAAAACTTCATCAAAGGAGAGTTTGGAGCGATCGAAACTCAAGGTGGTGCAATGTTACAATTCGTTAACAAAGAAGGTGAGAGAGTTGCTTTAGCTGAATTTGCAAAAGTATTACCTGAAGATAGAGAACAATTAGAAAGAAAAGACGGTGTTTGGTTCATGGGTGAAGGTAGTCTTCCAAGTTATTCTGTAAATGAAGTGGTTGAAGGTTTCAAAGCAAATCCTGATTTATTAATAAGAACAGAGCAAATTGTTGATAAGAAAAAAGTTGTTTTGTCAAGAGAAGAATCTATCAAAAGATTAGCTGATGCTCAATATGTAGTAGAAGGTGCTAATTTAGTTCGTAATGAATACGGTCATAAATTGTTTGCTGATTTCTTTTTCTTTATTACTGGTTTCCACGGATTTCACGTTTTCTCTGGTGTTGTAATCAATATCATTATTTTCTTTAATGTATTATTAGGTACTTACGAGAAGAGAAAAAGCTACGAAATGGTTGAAAAAGTAGGTTTATACTGGCACTTTGTCGATTTAGTATGGGTGTTTGTATTTACATTCTTCTACTTAGTTTAATTTTTTAAGAATTATCGTTATGGCACACGCACACGAATCAAATATTAAAAGAATCTGGACAGTTTTCGGAATCTTATCTGTAATTACTATTGTTGAAGTTGCTTTAGGTATTGTTAAACCTGATAGCTTACATTTAACATCAGTATTAGGAACAAGTCCTTTAAACTGGATCTTCATCATTTTAACGTTAGTTAAAGCATATTATATTACATGGGCTTTCATGCACATGGAAGGTGAAAAAAAATGGTTTAGAAGATCAATCGTTTGGACGGTAGTTTTCCTTATCATCTATTTAGTAACAATGTTACTTATTGAAGGTGATTATATTTATCAAGTTTTCAAAAGCGGTCATTTAAAATGGTTGTTTTAACATAAGTTTACAATTTGAATCCCGATAATTATCGGGATTTTTTTTTGTATTTTTGTTTCAAATTCTCAGTGATGAATAAAAATAAAATTATCCTACTTTTTCTTTTTGTTTTCCCTATTATAACGTATCTAATTTTTGCGTCTGCAAAACACAATTCTCTTTTTTTAAAGACGATATCCGAAAATAATTTAGAAATTCCTTCAACTTGGAAATCTTTAAATGGTGAGGACGTTAAATTACAAGATAAAATTACTGTTTTAGGATTTGTAGGAGAAGATGTTACTGCAAATAAGAGTAATCTATTTAATTTGAATCAGAAAGTTTATAACAAATATTTCGGGTTTAAAGATTTTCAATTTGTAATGATTGCCCCTAAAGGAACTGAGCAAGACTGCCTTGATATTTTAGATCAATTTAAAATGTTTTCAACAGATTTATCAGGCTGGCATTTTGTTTTTGCTTCAAATGAAGAAATTGAAAATTATTACAAAAGTTTCAATTTGGTTGGACAACTTGATGACAAAGAAGGTACAGCAGAAGTGATTCTAGTTGATAAAGAGCGTAATCATAGAGGTAGAAAAGGAGTGAATAAAAAAGGAGAACAAGAATATCGAGAAAGTTACAACACTATATCTGCTGCAGATTTACACAATGAAATGTCTGATGATGTAAAGATTCTTTTAAGAGAATACCGATTAGCTTTGAAGAAGAATAAGAGAAAAGATGATTTTAGAGATAAAATCACTGAAGAAGTTGAAAAAAATAATAAGTAATTATGAAAAAGTCATATATAGGATTAGCTTTCATTATTTTAATTTTTGGAATTTGGGTAGTCAAAGAAATTAATGCACGTTATTATTCAAAATCGGATTTATTTGAAATTGGTTCAGCACCCAGATTCGAATTAACAAATCAAGACGGAAAAATAGTAACTGATCAAGATTATCTGGGAAAAGTTTATGTGTTAGAATTTTTCTTTTCTACTTGCCCAACTATTTGTCCAAAAATGAATCAAAACATGTTGAAGTTACAAGATGAGTTTGGTGGTAATGAAAACTTTGGAATTGCTTCAATTACAATTAATCCTGAAAATGATTCTCCAGAAGTTTTAAAAGAGCATGCTAAACATTTAGGAGTAACCATGAATTCTTGGAATATGTTAACGGGAGATAGAAATTATATTTATGATTTGTCAAACAAAGGCTTTAATTTGTATGCGAAAGAAAATAAAAATGTTTCTGGCGGATTTGAGCATTCTGGTTTGTTTGCCCTAATCGACAAAGAGGGGAATATTCGTTGCAGAAAAGACGAGTTTGGAAACCCTATTTTGTATTACGACGGAATTGAAGAAAGTGGCATTAAAGCGATTAAAGAAGATATTAAAATTTTATTAGAGGAATAATGGAAAATAATACAGTTGAAACAAAATATAATAAATGGATAACTATTTTATCTATAGCAATCCCAATTGCTGTGGCTGCTCTTTTTGGAGTAAGCTTCAAAAGATTAGGAATCGATGTAGAACCTTTTACTTTCTTGCCTCCTATTTACGCAACAATAAACGGATTAACAGCTGTAATTTTAGTTGTAGCAGTACTTGCTATTAAAAACGGAAATAGAAAATTACATGAAAACTTAATGAAAATAGCCATAGGTTGTTCTATTGCGTTTTTGTTAATGTATGTGGCATATCACATGTCGGCAGAATCTACAAAGTATTTGGGCGATTATAAAGCTTTGTATTTCTTTATTTTAATTTCACATATTGTATTTTCGATTGCGATTATTCCTTTGGTTTTAATTACGTATGTAAAAGCATTAGCACAACGATTCGACAAACACAAAAAGATTGCAAAAATTACATTTCCTATTTGGTTATACATTGCAGTTACTGGTGTTATAGTTTATTTAATGATTTCTCCTTATTATGCATAATTTAGAAAATAGAGAAAAGAACATAGAATATAGAAAATCTAGATATTTAAGGCGAGTTTTGCTTCTTTTTTCTTTTTTCTATTCTCTATATTCTTCTTCTCAATGTGCTATGTGTAGAGCGGCTTTAGAAAGCGAAGAAAGTACAGCGCAAGCAGAAGGTATAAATAATGGTATTATTTTTTTAATGGTTCTACCTTATATCTTGGTTGCAATTGCAGGATTTGCAATTTATAAGATTAAGTATGGGAAGAAGAAAGATTATTAATCCAATCCATCAATCTTAACACTTACTCTCCCAGAAGTGGTTAAGAAAGCAATAATTGCTTTATCGGTTAATTCTACTTTTTCAAATTCTATAGAAGTAAAAGCGCCATTTATAAAAACGCCTTTTGTTGGTGAGTAATTATTTAGATAACCAGCCAAAGTAGTTTCGCCTTCTGCAAGATTTTCTTTAATAGAGTAACGACAATTTTCCTGAATTTTTCTCAAAACAGTTCCTTGCGCTAACCAGTTTGCAGATTTTAATAAAACACTTTTTGTGTTTAAAACATAATCGAGTTGGTCAAAATAGATTTCTTTTGTAATGGCATTGTAATTTGGATAACCCGACAAGTAAATGGTTCCATTTACACTACCTGTTAAATCTAATGCAATAATTAATTTACTGTCTTTTTGCCAAATTTCAACATTTTGAACGGTTACTTTTTTACTTCCAGAACCAAACTCTTGACCTTTAAAATTCTTAGTAATAACTTTAGATGCACTTGCATAAGTAGAAACTGTAGCAAGTGAAAGTTCAACTTTATCTGGCATACTTAAAACTGGTTTAAGTATAATTTTATTTCGGTCAAAATTATTTTTAGGTTCATCGCCTACCATTGTTTGTAAAGTGCATTTTAAACCCATATCCATTTTAATAGATTTGTTGTTTAATTTTGCATTGGTTGTGTAAAGTTCTACAGGAATTAATTTAAACCAAGTTTCATATTCATCATTTACCTTTGTTGGTTTACTAATGGTTTCTAAGGCATCTAATACGTAAGGTTTAAAATCACATGTTTCGTCTATTGCTTTATCAATTTCGGTAGCAATTGTCTTTTTAAAATAACTAATAGTTGGATTTACTAAATATGTTATAGGTACAAGTTTACCAGCAATAACAATTGATGGGCTTTCATTCCACTTTAAATCAATAATTTTTGATTTTGTTGTTAATTTCCAATTCGATAAATGTGGTTTGCTTTCCAAATATAAAACACCATCCATATAAATTTCCTTTGTATCGTTAAGTCCTAAAAATTTTGTTCCATAACGAACTTTGGTCCAAATTTTTAATGGAATTTCTGAAAGTATAGTGCCATTCTCTTCTATAAGTTCAATAGGTCTAGATTTCCATATTTTCATTTGAGTGTCATCATCATCTAAAATAGAATCATGGTAAATTAAACCATCCATATTTTTATTCAATTGCTTTTGAATGTCTTTTAATGAAATCTCAACAGGTAATGAAACAAAAGATGTTTTGTTTTTATAGAGAATAATATTTTCATTTGTAGGTTCTGGTTTTAACGCATCTATTCTTTTGGTAGATGAAGCTCCACAACTACTAAGTGTAATTAATAAAAGTAAAAAAGCACTAAAAATGGTTAACCCCTTCATAAGATTGAATTTTGTGTAAAAATAAAATTTTAAAAGATAGCTGTAACAATTTTCTTAAAAATTGGTCTTATAGTTAAATCGAAAATTTAAAACGATAATGTTACTAAAAAAGATAGTTTTCTTTCTGTTAATTTCGAGTTGTTCTCTTTATGCTCAAGAGAAAAAATGGACACTAGAAGAATGCGTAAACTATGCATTAGAGAATAATGTTTCAGTAAAACAATCAATGTTGGATTGGGAAAGTTCTAAAATTGATAAGTTAGAAGCGTTAGGGAGCTTTTTACCTAATTTAAATGCAAGTTCAAGTTACAATGTAAATACGGGAGCAAATATTAATCCGACTACAAATCAATTTGAGAACTCAACATTTAAATCATTCTCGGCTAATGCTAATTCTTCAATGAATTTATTTAGTGGATTTTCTAATTGGAAAAGATTGCAGAGGTCAAAGCTAAATGCTTTAGCTTCTCAATACAGATTAGAAAAAATGAATGACGATATTGCATTAAATGTCGCAAATAGTTTTCTTCAAATATTATTGCAAAAAGAACAGATTAAAGTTTTAGAAAATCAATTAGAAGTTTCAATTGAAAATAAGAATAGAACCTCTGATTTAATTGAAGCAGGTCAATTGCCCGCAGGAGATATTTTTGAAATTGAAGCAACAATAGCGACTCAAGAGCAACAATTAATAACTGCGAAAAACAATGAATTATTTGCAAAACTAGGATTGGCGCAACTTTTATTAATAGAAGATTATGCAAATTTTGATATTGCTGAGGAAACTTTTTCTCCAGAATTATCACAAGTTTATTCGCAAACACCTGAAGTTATATTTGAAAAATCAAAAGATATTGTAAAAGATATTAAGATTTCTCAATCTAATTTAGATTTATCAAAAAAAGATTTAGGTATAGCTCGTTCAGCATATTATCCAAGATTATCTGGATTTGTAGGTTACAATACTCGTTGGTCAGAAAGTCAAATTTTAACTTTTCATGAACAATTATATTTGTTAGATGGTACAGCGATAGGTTTGCAATTACAAGTACCAATATTTAATGGGTTTTCAACAAGAGCTAGTGTCAAAAGAGCAAAGATAAACGTTAAAAGAAATGAGTTGTTAGTAAAGCAGTCAGAGCTAGATTTAGAGCGTAATGTCTTTCAAGCATATAATGATGCCATTAATGCGCAAAAAGCATTTTTTGCTTCCCAGAAAACAGTAAATGCCAGAAAGCAATCTTATGATTTTTCAAAAGAAAGATATGATGTTGGATTAATGAACAGCTTTGACTATATGCAGGCAAAAAATAATTACGAAAATGCTGAAGCTGATTTAATTCGAGCAAAATACGATTATATATTTAGAACAAAAATTTTAGAATTTTATTTCGGAATTCCTTTAATACAAAATAATTAAACATGTCGAAAAAAACGTTATACATAATAGGTGGAAGTGTAATAGTTCTTATTGCAGCATTGATTGGATTGAAAAAAACAGGTGCGATTGGTAATAATGAAGACGGTAAAGTTGTCGAGATATCAAATGCAAATGAAATGACAATCATTGAAACAGTTTCAGCAACTGGAAAAATTCAGCCTGAAATTGAAGTAAAAATTTCATCTGAAGTTTCTGGAGAAATTATTGAATTGCCTATTCAAGAAGGGCAACAAGTTAAGAAAGGAGATTTATTAGTAAAAATCAACCCAGATATTTATGTTTCTGGAGTTAATCGTACGGCTGCTTCACTTTCTACAACTAAAGCAGGTTTAAGTCAAGCAGAAGCTCAAGTAAAAGAAGCTAAAGCAAATTACGATAGAAATAAAACTCTTTTTGAAAAAGGAATTATTTCAAAATCAGAATGGGATAGAGTAGTATCTGCTTATGAAGTGGCAGTAGCAAATAAGCAATCGGCATATTATAATGTTCAAAGCGCTAGTGCTACCTTAACAGAAGCAAAAGATAACTTAGGAAGAACAACTATTTATGCTCCAGCAGATGGTACAATCTCTTTGCTTTCAGTAGAATTAGGAGAACGTGTTTTAGGTACCCAACAAATGGCTGGAACAGAATTACTTCGTGTTGCAAATTTGAACAATATGGAAGTTGAAGTTGATGTGAATGAGAATGATATTGTTAAAGTAAGTATTGGTGATTCAGCAAAAATTGAAGTAGATGCATATTTGAAAAAGGAATTTAAAGGAATTGTAACAAGTATCTCAAATTCAGCAAGTACTCAGTTAACTGCTGATCAGGTTACCAACTTTAAAGTTAAAGTTCGTATTTTGAAAGAGTCTTATCAAGATTTACTAGAAGGTAAGCCTGCTAATTATTCACCATTCAGACCAGGTATGACGGCAACAGTAGATATCATTACAAAACGAAAAGAAAAAGTTAT contains:
- a CDS encoding TolC family protein; the protein is MLLKKIVFFLLISSCSLYAQEKKWTLEECVNYALENNVSVKQSMLDWESSKIDKLEALGSFLPNLNASSSYNVNTGANINPTTNQFENSTFKSFSANANSSMNLFSGFSNWKRLQRSKLNALASQYRLEKMNDDIALNVANSFLQILLQKEQIKVLENQLEVSIENKNRTSDLIEAGQLPAGDIFEIEATIATQEQQLITAKNNELFAKLGLAQLLLIEDYANFDIAEETFSPELSQVYSQTPEVIFEKSKDIVKDIKISQSNLDLSKKDLGIARSAYYPRLSGFVGYNTRWSESQILTFHEQLYLLDGTAIGLQLQVPIFNGFSTRASVKRAKINVKRNELLVKQSELDLERNVFQAYNDAINAQKAFFASQKTVNARKQSYDFSKERYDVGLMNSFDYMQAKNNYENAEADLIRAKYDYIFRTKILEFYFGIPLIQNN
- a CDS encoding DUF420 domain-containing protein gives rise to the protein MENNTVETKYNKWITILSIAIPIAVAALFGVSFKRLGIDVEPFTFLPPIYATINGLTAVILVVAVLAIKNGNRKLHENLMKIAIGCSIAFLLMYVAYHMSAESTKYLGDYKALYFFILISHIVFSIAIIPLVLITYVKALAQRFDKHKKIAKITFPIWLYIAVTGVIVYLMISPYYA
- a CDS encoding efflux RND transporter periplasmic adaptor subunit, whose product is MSKKTLYIIGGSVIVLIAALIGLKKTGAIGNNEDGKVVEISNANEMTIIETVSATGKIQPEIEVKISSEVSGEIIELPIQEGQQVKKGDLLVKINPDIYVSGVNRTAASLSTTKAGLSQAEAQVKEAKANYDRNKTLFEKGIISKSEWDRVVSAYEVAVANKQSAYYNVQSASATLTEAKDNLGRTTIYAPADGTISLLSVELGERVLGTQQMAGTELLRVANLNNMEVEVDVNENDIVKVSIGDSAKIEVDAYLKKEFKGIVTSISNSASTQLTADQVTNFKVKVRILKESYQDLLEGKPANYSPFRPGMTATVDIITKRKEKVIGVPISAVVIKEDTTSVKKDIIAELEKEEKQNKGTYNPDKKFECVFVKVGDKAKLRVVKTGIQDDTNIEILEGLKKGEEVITGPYTTVSKELSSNDKVRIEDKSKEKKE
- a CDS encoding cytochrome C oxidase subunit IV family protein, whose amino-acid sequence is MAHAHESNIKRIWTVFGILSVITIVEVALGIVKPDSLHLTSVLGTSPLNWIFIILTLVKAYYITWAFMHMEGEKKWFRRSIVWTVVFLIIYLVTMLLIEGDYIYQVFKSGHLKWLF
- a CDS encoding cytochrome c oxidase subunit 3; translation: MEENKLQEEYLQKSKTYKMFMIFGMISIVMIFAGLTSAFIVSKSRKDWLQDFEIPDTFLISTILLLISSLTFWLAKKTIQKGKNSQGMIMLLFTLVLGVLFVIFQFKGFNFLFDKGLVPVGPSGSVTISFLYAFVIVHIAHLFGGFISLLVVIYNHYKQKYKTGQTLGIELSAMYWHFMDFIWLGLFLFFYFFK
- a CDS encoding DUF4403 family protein, with the translated sequence MKGLTIFSAFLLLLITLSSCGASSTKRIDALKPEPTNENIILYKNKTSFVSLPVEISLKDIQKQLNKNMDGLIYHDSILDDDDTQMKIWKSRPIELIEENGTILSEIPLKIWTKVRYGTKFLGLNDTKEIYMDGVLYLESKPHLSNWKLTTKSKIIDLKWNESPSIVIAGKLVPITYLVNPTISYFKKTIATEIDKAIDETCDFKPYVLDALETISKPTKVNDEYETWFKLIPVELYTTNAKLNNKSIKMDMGLKCTLQTMVGDEPKNNFDRNKIILKPVLSMPDKVELSLATVSTYASASKVITKNFKGQEFGSGSKKVTVQNVEIWQKDSKLIIALDLTGSVNGTIYLSGYPNYNAITKEIYFDQLDYVLNTKSVLLKSANWLAQGTVLRKIQENCRYSIKENLAEGETTLAGYLNNYSPTKGVFINGAFTSIEFEKVELTDKAIIAFLTTSGRVSVKIDGLD
- a CDS encoding SCO family protein, which produces MKKSYIGLAFIILIFGIWVVKEINARYYSKSDLFEIGSAPRFELTNQDGKIVTDQDYLGKVYVLEFFFSTCPTICPKMNQNMLKLQDEFGGNENFGIASITINPENDSPEVLKEHAKHLGVTMNSWNMLTGDRNYIYDLSNKGFNLYAKENKNVSGGFEHSGLFALIDKEGNIRCRKDEFGNPILYYDGIEESGIKAIKEDIKILLEE
- a CDS encoding cytochrome c oxidase subunit 3, with the translated sequence MGAAVTTHDEHALLDGGPGPLGATYGKMMMWYFILSDALTFSGFLAAYGFSRFKFIETWPIADEVFTHFPFLHGVDAPMYYVALMTFILIFSSVTMVLAVDAGHHMKQKKVALYMALTIVGGFIFLGSQAWEWKNFIKGEFGAIETQGGAMLQFVNKEGERVALAEFAKVLPEDREQLERKDGVWFMGEGSLPSYSVNEVVEGFKANPDLLIRTEQIVDKKKVVLSREESIKRLADAQYVVEGANLVRNEYGHKLFADFFFFITGFHGFHVFSGVVINIIIFFNVLLGTYEKRKSYEMVEKVGLYWHFVDLVWVFVFTFFYLV